TGAAAAAAGCTCCAAATTTAATAGCTGAAGAACTTAAGTCTACACTTAATATTGATTGTGTTGAAAGAATAGAATCACTTGGTGGATATCTTAACTTTTTTATTGCAAAGGGCAATTTCTCCAAGGAAGTTATAGAGAAGGTTATTTCTGAAAAAGAAAAATATGGTTCATGTAATATAGGTGATAATAAAAATGTTATTGTTGAATATTCATCCCCTAATATTGCAAAACCTTTCCATGTAGGACATCTTTGTTCAACTGCTATTGGAAATTCACTTTACAAAATCCTTTCCTTTGCAGGATACAACACTATAGGTATAAATCACTTAGGGGACTGGGGAACTCAATTTGGTAAACTTATTGTTGCATATGAAAGATGGGTTGATGAAAAGGCTCTAGAAAATGAACCAATTAAGGAGCTTCTTAGAATATACATTAAATTTCATGATGAAGCAGAAAAAGACCCTTCACTTGAGGACCTAGCAAGAGCACACTTTAAAAACCTTGAAGATGGTTGTGAAAAGGAAGTTAAGCTTTGGCAAAGGATAAAAGATGTAAGTCTTGTTGAGTTTAATAGAGTTTACGATTTACTAAACATTAAATTCGATTCACTTGCAGGTGAAAGCTTCTACAGTGATAAGATGGAATCTGTCGTTTCAGAAATAAAAGATAAAGGTATTTTAGTTGAAAGCAAAGGTGCCTTAGTTGTTGAACTCGATGAATTTAATATACCACCATGTATGATAATGAAGTCAGACGGAGCAACTATATATGCAACAAGAGATCTAGCTGCTGCTACATACAGACAAAAAACATATGATTTTTATAAAAATATTTATGTAGTTGGTACACCTCAATCATTACATTTTAATCAAATATTCTCAACTCTTAAAAAAATGGGTAAAGAATGGGCTAACGACTGTGTACATGTTGGTTTTGGTACTGTAAGAATTGGAAATAAGAAGCTTGCAACTAGAAAAGGTGATGTTGTTTTATTAGAAGAACTTTTAAGTGAATCTATATCACGTTCACTTGAACTTATTAATGAAAAAAATCCAGCACTTGATAACAAAGAAGATGTTGCCAAAAAAATCGGAATAGGTTCAGTAATATTTACATACCTAAAAAACAATAGGGAAAGAGATTTATCATTTGACTGGAAAGACATATTAAACTTTGATGGAGAAACTGCACCATATGTACAATATACCTATGCTAGAGGTAAAAGTATTCTTAAAAAAGCTGGTGATTTTTCCTCTACTGCTGATTACACAAAACTAAATACTACAGAGGAGTTTGAACTTACAAAGCTTATTTCAAGGTTTAATGAAACTCTTCTTCTTTCTATCGAAAAGTATGAGCCATCAATTATTACAAGATATATAATAGATGTTGCAAAGGCATTTAATAAATTTTATAATCACTGCTCAATTATGAATCTTGAAGATGATTCACTTAAAATGGCAAGATTAAATCTAGTTGTAGCTACAACTATAGTAATTAAAAATGGTCTTTCTCTTCTAGGAATAGATACTGTAGAAAGAATGTAACTAAAAAAGGTACCTAAAGGTACCTTTTTTATCTAAACACTTCACATATTAGCCATTTTCCTGTTTTCAAATCCCTAATCAGTGCAAACTTTTGTGAGTTTTCTCCTCCAAATTCTTCACTATATCCTTTATTAATATTTATATTAAAACTAATCTTAAATATCTTTATACTGTGTTCATCTACACCATACTCACTTTTAATATAATCAACATAAACTTTTATTTTATCATCATTATAATCAGTTTCCATTATATTGTTAATTGTAATACTTTTTACATAGTCTACGTTAAAATTCTCAGGTAAATTAGATAATTTATTAAAAAATAAGTTTCTCATATTAGGTACATCATGATTCTCCATTGCTCTAAAGTATTCTTTTATAATTTTAAGCGATTGTTCATTAGAATCTTTATTTGTACTATTTACATCAACTTTATTACTTTGACTATTCTTAACCTTATTTGTGCTGCCTAATGAATTTTCTTCTTTAATTGAACATCCTACAAGAAAAAGCATTCCAAATATTATGCTTAAACATACCTTTGCCTTTAAACTCATGTTAGTACCCTCCAAGACTAACTTACTAAACTATTTACTATTCCTGATATATATCGTAGATTATCTCCTTGAATAATAATGTTTATAATACAATGATACCCCTATACAAAGAATCATTCAATAAAGATTTTAAAGAAATAGGTATCCTTAAAGGCAAAACTTTTACCTTTAAGGATACCTCTATATTAGTTTACTTATTAACATATT
This genomic window from Clostridium cylindrosporum DSM 605 contains:
- the argS gene encoding arginine--tRNA ligase, which codes for MDYKNILAKNLSEKTGLNLEEIEGFIEIPPKSDMGDFAFPCFRLAKTMKKAPNLIAEELKSTLNIDCVERIESLGGYLNFFIAKGNFSKEVIEKVISEKEKYGSCNIGDNKNVIVEYSSPNIAKPFHVGHLCSTAIGNSLYKILSFAGYNTIGINHLGDWGTQFGKLIVAYERWVDEKALENEPIKELLRIYIKFHDEAEKDPSLEDLARAHFKNLEDGCEKEVKLWQRIKDVSLVEFNRVYDLLNIKFDSLAGESFYSDKMESVVSEIKDKGILVESKGALVVELDEFNIPPCMIMKSDGATIYATRDLAAATYRQKTYDFYKNIYVVGTPQSLHFNQIFSTLKKMGKEWANDCVHVGFGTVRIGNKKLATRKGDVVLLEELLSESISRSLELINEKNPALDNKEDVAKKIGIGSVIFTYLKNNRERDLSFDWKDILNFDGETAPYVQYTYARGKSILKKAGDFSSTADYTKLNTTEEFELTKLISRFNETLLLSIEKYEPSIITRYIIDVAKAFNKFYNHCSIMNLEDDSLKMARLNLVVATTIVIKNGLSLLGIDTVERM
- a CDS encoding DUF4829 domain-containing protein, whose protein sequence is MSLKAKVCLSIIFGMLFLVGCSIKEENSLGSTNKVKNSQSNKVDVNSTNKDSNEQSLKIIKEYFRAMENHDVPNMRNLFFNKLSNLPENFNVDYVKSITINNIMETDYNDDKIKVYVDYIKSEYGVDEHSIKIFKISFNININKGYSEEFGGENSQKFALIRDLKTGKWLICEVFR